In a single window of the Coregonus clupeaformis isolate EN_2021a chromosome 10, ASM2061545v1, whole genome shotgun sequence genome:
- the LOC121575932 gene encoding uncharacterized protein LOC121575932, which yields MHPKMKCLFLIQLLLIEQTLCRTPTPPALKTTPLSKTSVLGEAETIKKERQSLLGSQIQLGLPSGAAESAAPEEWVVQDEARAQSAQRIVTTLKAKLQGRILIQANTSCEELLSASTLQDPSSALFPRELLGLSLVPVMVAAGCSREAQTLVLRMYNLLGVEDTEELLIEVESLMARGASRPRATTPTASHVVKVQAERHLQAVMFNIQQLARAGEVRAGEVWRGHGASGRGKQEESCQGWTRVNRTLLLGETVQGATTGGLEEAISVCESLGSQCAGVSRKRGQYQAVLKPGSRVVPSVDLDSECWIRQCQVQDEESPVASGPRVRRSPQQNCVNKKEERVYNVVEWIPVVSTLYNLGTAVYYTSVNCSEMAKERAILSAVDLGTDALMAVTGGTVGVAGYVAGAGVKTGVKAGIKYLLSSMKQEEDLIVNEYGREEGVITIQ from the coding sequence ATGCACCCCAAGATGAAGTGTCTGTTTCTTATCCAACTGCTGCTAATTGAACAGACTCTGTGTAGGACACCAACTCCCCCTGCTCTGAAGACCACTCCGCTCTCTAAGACCTCCGTCTTAGGGGAGGCGGAGACTATCAAAAAGGAGCGGCAGTCACTCCTGGGGTCCCAGATCCAGCTTGGTCTCCCATCAGGTGCAGCGGAGAGTGCGGCCCCTGAAGAGTGGGTGGTGCAGGATGAGGCCAGGGCCCAGTCTGCCCAGCGTATTGTCACCACGCTGAAGGCCAAGCTGCAGGGCCGGATCCTCATCCAGGCCAACACCAGCTGTGAGGAGCTGCTGTCTGCTTCTACACTGCAGGACCCCTCCTCAGCCCTGTTCCCCCGGGAGCTCCTCGGCCTCTCCCTGGTGCCGGTGATGGTGGCGGCAGGCTGTTCTCGGGAGGCCCAGACCCTGGTACTCAGAATGTACAACCTGTTGGGGGTGGAGGACACAGAGGAGCTCCTCATAGAGGTGGAGAGCCTTATGGCGAGGGGGGCATCCCGCCCCAGAGCCACCACCCCCACTGCCTCACACGTGGTGAAGGTTCAGGCAGAGCGCCACCTACAGGCAGTGATGTTCAACATACAGCAGCTGGCCAGGGCTGGGGAGGTTCGGGCTGGGGAGGTTTGGAGGGGGCACGGGGCCTCTGGAAGAGGGAAGCAGGAGGAGAGTTGTCAGGGCTGGACCAGGGTGAACAGGACCCTGCTGTTGGGAGAGACAGTGCAGGGAGCCACCACAGGGGGGCTGGAGGAGGCGATAAGTGTCTGTGAGAGCCTGGGGTCCCAGTGTGCTGGTGTGTCCCGTAAAAGAGGGCAGTACCAGGCGGTTCTGAAGCCAGGCAGCCGGGTGGTGCCCTCTGTGGACTTGGATTCAGAATGCTGGATTCGACAGTGCCAGGTGCAGGATGAGGAGTCACCTGTGGCCTCAGGGCCGCGGGTACGGCGCAGCCCCCAGCAGAACTGCGTTAACAAAAAGGAGGAGCGTGTGTACAACGTGGTGGAGTGGATCCCTGTCGTCAGCACACTTTACAATCTGGGCACGGCCGTCTACTACACCTCTGTCAACTGCTCCGAGATGGCCAAGGAGAGAGCCATCCTCAGCGCCGTGGACCTGGGCACTGACGCCCTCATGGCCGTCACTGGGGGAACGGTGGGTGTGGCAGGCTACGTGGCAGGGGCGGGGGTGAAGACGGGGGTGAAGGCTGGGATCAAGTACCTGCTGTCCTCCATGAAGCAGGAGGAGGACCTGATAGTTAATGAGTACGGTCGGGAGGAGGGAGTCATCACCATACAGTAA
- the stat2 gene encoding signal transducer and activator of transcription 2 isoform X2 yields MAQWEKLRQLDSVYLKQVDQLYDGDAFPMDVRHYLAHWIEGQDWERAARDHDVAMVLFQVLLENLDIQHSRFVQGGESFLQQHNIRRFKHSFQRYQEEPYTLASIIQWFLGKEKEILQNAELAEQVQLLQVQQNPMETDSQQNIERKMADLKNKVQCMEHTVKCLEEQQDEFDFKYQTHNMEGITNEAAKMEQMKVLQALLNRLDASRKSMLSGMGVLLDSAEELLCVLVREELVQWQRRQQKACIGAPDNTCLDQLEKWFTTEAECLFQVRKFLKKLEELMGKVTYEHDPVKKQKPALQKRVDSLLTSLLKSAFVVETQPSMPQGKGPLVLRTNVQFSVKTRFLVKFPELNHAMKVNVSMDREAPQVKWYRRFNVLGTNSKALNMAESMSGGMVADFRHLILKEQKSGGGGKGIHELSLSVTEELHIINFDTEFLLHDMSVSLETSSLPVVIISNSSQQQSAWASVLWFNMLCLEPKNFLFFANCPVATWPQLGEMLSWQFLSSTTRGLDSNQLDMIAHKLFGKQQSYDAYKISWTKFSKENVPNTNFTLWVWFDGILVMVKTHLENLWKDGSIMGFVSKGKEKTLLKKKQRGTFLLRFSESIRDGGITFSWVDYSLTGEPDVRSVQPFTKVDLSQIPFHEIIRNFQILEAENVPENPLLFLYPDTPKVEAFGKYYTEKSGADNPYIKYIKTKLVFVSKEPKWGPSSPRAAPES; encoded by the exons ATGGCCCAGTGGGAGAAGCTGAGGCAGCTGGATTCTGTGTACCTGAAACAGGTGGATCAGTTATATGATGGGGATGCCTTCCCCATGGATGTACGCCACTACCTGGCACACTGGATAGAGGGCCAAGACTG GGAGCGTGCAGCGCGGGACCATGATGTTGCCATGGTGCTGTTCCAGGTGTTATTGGAGAACCTGGATATCCAGCACAGCCGCTTCGTCCAGGGGGGAGAGTCCTTCCTGCAGCAGCATAACATACGCCGTTTCAAACACAGCTTCCAG AGGTACCAAGAGGAGCCTTACACTCTGGCCAGTATCATCCAGTGGTTCCTTGGGAAAGAGAAGGAGATCCTGCAGAACGCTGAGCTGGCTGAGCAG GTCCAGCTGCTGCAGGTCCAGCAGAACCCCATGGAGACAGACAGCCAGCAGAACATTGAGCGCAAGATGGCAGACCTTAAGAATAAAGTTCAG TGCATGGAACACACTGTGAAATGTTTGGAGGAACAACAAGATGAGTTTGATTTTAAATACCAGACTCATAACATGGAAG GCATCACCAACGAGGCGGCGAAGATGGAACAGATGAAGGTGCTGCAGGCTCTACTGAACAGACTGGACGCCTCCAGGAAG AGCATGTTGTCCGGTATGGGTGTGCTACTGGACAGTGCGGAGGAGCTGCTGTGTGTGCTTGTGAGGGAAGAGCTAGTGCAGTGGCAAAGGAGGCAGCAGAAGGCCTGCATCGGAGCCCCAGACAACACCTGCCTGGACCAGCTGGAGAAGTG GTTTACAACGGAGGCGGAGTGTCTGTTCCAGGTGCGTAAGTTCCTTAAGAAGCTGGAGGAGCTGATGGGGAAGGTGACCTACGAGCACGACCCTGTGAAGAAGCAGAAACCAGCACTGCAGAAGAGGGTGGACAGCCTCCTCACCAGCCTGCTCAAAAG TGCCTTTGTGGTGGAGACTCAGCCCTCTATGCCCCAAGGGAAAGGGCCCTTGGTTCTGCGTACCAATGTCCAGTTCTCAGTCAAGACCAG ATTCCTCGTCAAATTTCCTGAGCTGAACCATGCCATGAAAGTGAACGTGTCCATGGACAG GGAGGCTCCTCAGGTCAAATG GTACCGGCGGTTCAATGTCCTGGGGACCAACAGTAAGGCCCTGAACATGGCTGAGAGTATGAGTGGAGGCATGGTGGCAGACTTCAGACATCTG ATACTGAAGGAGCAGAAATCTGGAGGAGGGGGCAAGGGGATCCATGAA CTCTCTCTCAGCGTCACAGAGGAGCTGCACATCATCAACTTTGACACAGAGTTTCTTCTGCACGACATGTCAGTCTCCTTAGAG ACGTCCTCTCTCCCTGTGGTCATCATCTCCAACTCCAGCCAGCAGCAGAGTGCCTGGGCATCCGTCCTCTGGTTCAACATGCTTTGCCTCGAGCCAAAG AACTTTCTTTTCTTTGCCAACTGTCCCGTGGCTACGTGGCCCCAACTAGGGGAGATGTTGAGCTGGCAGTTCCTCTCCTCCACCACGCGGGGTCTGGACTCTAACCAGCTGGACATGATCGCACACAAACTCTTTG GAAAGCAGCAAAGTTACGACGCCTACAAAATCTCGTGGACTAAGTTCAGCAAG GAAAATGTTCCTAACACCAACTTCACTTTATGGGTGTGGTTCGATGGTATCCTTGTAATGGTGAAGACTCACTTAGAGAACCTGTGGAAAGATGG TTCTATCATGGGTTTTGTGAGTAAAGGCAAAGAGAAAACCCTCCTGAAGAAGAAACAGAGGGGTACTTTCCTCCTGCGCTTCAGTGAGAGCATCAGAGATGGAGGCATCACCTTCTCCTGGGTGGACTACTCCCTGACCG GTGAGCCTGACGTGCGCTCGGTGCAGCCCTTCACCAAAGTGGACCTTTCCCAGATCCCCTTCCATGAGATCATCAGAAACTTCCAGATCCTGGAGGCGGAGAATGTCCCGGAaaaccccctcctcttcctctaccctGACACGCCCAAAGTGGAGGCCTTCGGGAAGTACTACACAGAGAAGAGTGGAG CGGATAATCCATACATTAAGTACATCAAAACTAAGTTGGTTTTTGTATCTAAAGA gCCTAAGTGGGGACCCTCTTCCCCCAGAGCTGCTCCTGAGTCCTGA
- the stat2 gene encoding signal transducer and activator of transcription 2 isoform X1 → MAQWEKLRQLDSVYLKQVDQLYDGDAFPMDVRHYLAHWIEGQDWERAARDHDVAMVLFQVLLENLDIQHSRFVQGGESFLQQHNIRRFKHSFQRYQEEPYTLASIIQWFLGKEKEILQNAELAEQVQLLQVQQNPMETDSQQNIERKMADLKNKVQCMEHTVKCLEEQQDEFDFKYQTHNMEGITNEAAKMEQMKVLQALLNRLDASRKSMLSGMGVLLDSAEELLCVLVREELVQWQRRQQKACIGAPDNTCLDQLEKWFTTEAECLFQVRKFLKKLEELMGKVTYEHDPVKKQKPALQKRVDSLLTSLLKSAFVVETQPSMPQGKGPLVLRTNVQFSVKTRFLVKFPELNHAMKVNVSMDREAPQVKWYRRFNVLGTNSKALNMAESMSGGMVADFRHLILKEQKSGGGGKGIHELSLSVTEELHIINFDTEFLLHDMSVSLETSSLPVVIISNSSQQQSAWASVLWFNMLCLEPKNFLFFANCPVATWPQLGEMLSWQFLSSTTRGLDSNQLDMIAHKLFGKQQSYDAYKISWTKFSKENVPNTNFTLWVWFDGILVMVKTHLENLWKDGSIMGFVSKGKEKTLLKKKQRGTFLLRFSESIRDGGITFSWVDYSLTGEPDVRSVQPFTKVDLSQIPFHEIIRNFQILEAENVPENPLLFLYPDTPKVEAFGKYYTEKSGADNPYIKYIKTKLVFVSKENTLEAKSPVYSDIVEGEGSGPMNPRYGLCGEAFGLSGDPLPPELLLSPDPDPMLSGAMEMSEEDLIPTFQEFLNDPNVYENSFDWDNDDTDPEVALPGHPFTAPLQPCE, encoded by the exons ATGGCCCAGTGGGAGAAGCTGAGGCAGCTGGATTCTGTGTACCTGAAACAGGTGGATCAGTTATATGATGGGGATGCCTTCCCCATGGATGTACGCCACTACCTGGCACACTGGATAGAGGGCCAAGACTG GGAGCGTGCAGCGCGGGACCATGATGTTGCCATGGTGCTGTTCCAGGTGTTATTGGAGAACCTGGATATCCAGCACAGCCGCTTCGTCCAGGGGGGAGAGTCCTTCCTGCAGCAGCATAACATACGCCGTTTCAAACACAGCTTCCAG AGGTACCAAGAGGAGCCTTACACTCTGGCCAGTATCATCCAGTGGTTCCTTGGGAAAGAGAAGGAGATCCTGCAGAACGCTGAGCTGGCTGAGCAG GTCCAGCTGCTGCAGGTCCAGCAGAACCCCATGGAGACAGACAGCCAGCAGAACATTGAGCGCAAGATGGCAGACCTTAAGAATAAAGTTCAG TGCATGGAACACACTGTGAAATGTTTGGAGGAACAACAAGATGAGTTTGATTTTAAATACCAGACTCATAACATGGAAG GCATCACCAACGAGGCGGCGAAGATGGAACAGATGAAGGTGCTGCAGGCTCTACTGAACAGACTGGACGCCTCCAGGAAG AGCATGTTGTCCGGTATGGGTGTGCTACTGGACAGTGCGGAGGAGCTGCTGTGTGTGCTTGTGAGGGAAGAGCTAGTGCAGTGGCAAAGGAGGCAGCAGAAGGCCTGCATCGGAGCCCCAGACAACACCTGCCTGGACCAGCTGGAGAAGTG GTTTACAACGGAGGCGGAGTGTCTGTTCCAGGTGCGTAAGTTCCTTAAGAAGCTGGAGGAGCTGATGGGGAAGGTGACCTACGAGCACGACCCTGTGAAGAAGCAGAAACCAGCACTGCAGAAGAGGGTGGACAGCCTCCTCACCAGCCTGCTCAAAAG TGCCTTTGTGGTGGAGACTCAGCCCTCTATGCCCCAAGGGAAAGGGCCCTTGGTTCTGCGTACCAATGTCCAGTTCTCAGTCAAGACCAG ATTCCTCGTCAAATTTCCTGAGCTGAACCATGCCATGAAAGTGAACGTGTCCATGGACAG GGAGGCTCCTCAGGTCAAATG GTACCGGCGGTTCAATGTCCTGGGGACCAACAGTAAGGCCCTGAACATGGCTGAGAGTATGAGTGGAGGCATGGTGGCAGACTTCAGACATCTG ATACTGAAGGAGCAGAAATCTGGAGGAGGGGGCAAGGGGATCCATGAA CTCTCTCTCAGCGTCACAGAGGAGCTGCACATCATCAACTTTGACACAGAGTTTCTTCTGCACGACATGTCAGTCTCCTTAGAG ACGTCCTCTCTCCCTGTGGTCATCATCTCCAACTCCAGCCAGCAGCAGAGTGCCTGGGCATCCGTCCTCTGGTTCAACATGCTTTGCCTCGAGCCAAAG AACTTTCTTTTCTTTGCCAACTGTCCCGTGGCTACGTGGCCCCAACTAGGGGAGATGTTGAGCTGGCAGTTCCTCTCCTCCACCACGCGGGGTCTGGACTCTAACCAGCTGGACATGATCGCACACAAACTCTTTG GAAAGCAGCAAAGTTACGACGCCTACAAAATCTCGTGGACTAAGTTCAGCAAG GAAAATGTTCCTAACACCAACTTCACTTTATGGGTGTGGTTCGATGGTATCCTTGTAATGGTGAAGACTCACTTAGAGAACCTGTGGAAAGATGG TTCTATCATGGGTTTTGTGAGTAAAGGCAAAGAGAAAACCCTCCTGAAGAAGAAACAGAGGGGTACTTTCCTCCTGCGCTTCAGTGAGAGCATCAGAGATGGAGGCATCACCTTCTCCTGGGTGGACTACTCCCTGACCG GTGAGCCTGACGTGCGCTCGGTGCAGCCCTTCACCAAAGTGGACCTTTCCCAGATCCCCTTCCATGAGATCATCAGAAACTTCCAGATCCTGGAGGCGGAGAATGTCCCGGAaaaccccctcctcttcctctaccctGACACGCCCAAAGTGGAGGCCTTCGGGAAGTACTACACAGAGAAGAGTGGAG CGGATAATCCATACATTAAGTACATCAAAACTAAGTTGGTTTTTGTATCTAAAGA GAACACACTGGAGGCTAAGTCGCCTGTGTATTCTGACATTGTGGAAGGCGAAGGCTCAGGGCCAATGAACCCAAGATATGGTCTGTGTGGAGAGGCCTTCG gCCTAAGTGGGGACCCTCTTCCCCCAGAGCTGCTCCTGAGTCCTGACCCTGACCCCATGCTCTCTGGTGCCATGGAAATGTCAGAGGAGGACCTGATTCCGACCTTCCAGGAGTTCCTCAATGACCCCAACGTGTATGAGAATAGTTTTGACTGGGATAATGACGACACAGATCCCGAGGTGGCTCTACCCGGACACCCCTTCACCGCCCCTCTGCAGCCATGTGAATGA